The following coding sequences are from one Nicotiana tabacum cultivar K326 chromosome 1, ASM71507v2, whole genome shotgun sequence window:
- the LOC107826212 gene encoding transcription termination factor MTERF8, chloroplastic-like: protein MYLRLITGKAAQALSRIRFNGGSQYLYSTTSTRIASNFLVKYLIDSLGFSKKEATFTSSKLTSQKTLKNPDLVLNFLKQTGFDKTDIKILVSRAPTLLYRDVSKTLKPKLQCLMDLGLSGSDLVNVIAKDSNIFMRSLDTHLRPTIDCLRRILGSDEDVAKAIKRAPWLLSFGTHHIMETNVLFLRNYGFSNVIVKKFVLRSPGCINLKPKWFKDLLHIVEKDFRVLPDSPSFLRGFQVLASQNKSLLEKKIGIFKSFGWSDDDILEMFRKLPYCIAKSEVRIQKSLNLYMKELGFEPAYLASHPAILAYSLEKRVAPRMQVLKILDGKKLERRKWTLYRVLMITESKFIEYFVLPYKDQIPYLYESHKKTVSP, encoded by the coding sequence ATGTATTTAAGGCTCATCACTGGCAAAGCAGCTCAAGCTTTATCCAGAATTCGCTTCAATGGCGGCTCTCAATATCTCTACTCAACAACGTCAACCCGTATCGCATCCAATTTTTTGGTTAAATACCTCATTGATTCTCTAGGATTTTCCAAAAAAGAAGCAACTTTTACTTCTTCAAAGCTAACTTCACAGAAAACCTTAAAAAATCCTGATTTAGTCCTCAATTTCTTGAAACAAACTGGTTTTGACAAGACCGACATCAAAATACTAGTTTCTAGAGCACCCACATTGCTATACCGTGATGTTTCCAAAACCCTAAAACCCAAACTCCAGTGCCTTATGGATCTCGGGTTATCCGGGTCGGACCTAGTGAATGTAATTGCTAAAGATTCAAATATTTTTATGAGAAGTTTAGATACTCATTTAAGACCTACCATTGATTGTCTTAGGAGAATTTTGGGTAGCGACGAAGATGTAGCTAAGGCTATAAAGAGAGCTCCTTGGTTGCTCTCTTTTGGTACTCATCATATTATGGAGACTAATGTATTGTTCTTGAGAAACTATGGTTTTTCTAATGTCATAGTAAAAAAGTTTGTGCTTAGATCTCCTGGTTGTATTAATCTAAAGCCTAAGTGGTTTAAGGATTTGTTGCATATAGTGGAGAAGGATTTCCGAGTTCTGCCCGACTCCCCTAGTTTTCTGCGTGGATTTCAAGTGTTAGCCAGTCAAAATAAGTCTTTGTTGGAAAAGAAGATCGGAATTTTCAAGAGTTTTGGATGGTCTGATGATGATATACTCGAGATGTTTAGGAAGCTACCGTATTGCATTGCTAAATCAGAGGTTAGAATTCAAAAATCATTAAATCTTTACATGAAGGAGCTTGGTTTTGAACCTGCTTATTTGGCTTCACATCCTGCAATTTTGGCCTATAGTCTTGAAAAAAGAGTGGCACCTCGGATGCAAGTCTTGAAAATTTTGGATGGAAAGAAGCTTGAGAGGAGAAAGTGGACTCTTTATCGCGTTCTGATGATAACAGAGTCGAAGTTTATAGAGTATTTTGTGCTTCCCTACAAGGATCAGATACCTTATCTGTATGAATCACATAAGAAAACTGTGTCGCCTTAA